The sequence CGAGAAAGATACGGTTTCGATGGTTGACGACGAAGAAACGATAACGGCCTATCACGAAGCGGGGCATGCGGTCATCGGATTTCTATTGGGTGGGCAGATCGAATCGGTCGGACTCTATGCCGAAGCGGATGAGTGGCTGCCAGAACGATTCGGAGACTGCCATGTGAATTGGGGACGAGTCGACGCGAATGCCAATGAACAGATCGAACGAGAAGTACTGACCGTCTTGGCAGGTCCCGTCGCAGAAATGATTTACACACAAGAAGAGATGCACCCCGCGGACAATCCGACTTGGGCCCACGATTGGAATCTGGCCGATCAACTGTGCCGCCGAATGCTTCCGGATCCCTACTCTAGACAGACTTTCTTGACCGCAGCCTTGATGGTTCTACGCGACCAAATCTGGCGTGATCAATGCTGGGCCGCAATCGCGGCAGTCGCGGATGAACTTCTTGCGCATGAATCGCTTGACGCGGATCAACTCTCCGAAACACTGCGTTTTTGGACCACCCGATAGAACCTTGCCCAATTTTCCTCGTCATCAGCTCTCTGCGATTGGTAGGGAGCCCGAGTGGTTAATTCACCACAAAAAACGCGACAGTGGGCGCTCGCAAAGCCAGTTTCGCGTATAACGAAGTCACTCCACGATAGACACCTTTGACCACAAGGCTATTCGGACACCCTGTTCGTTAGTCACGTCGATTCGCCTGACTAAAGTAAGCTGGCGATGATATCGACGAGTATTGCTTTTCAAGACGTCTCATCGAATGCTTCGGAGAACAGACCATGGTTTGTCCTCATAAACGCGGCGGCTTTACTCTCGTCGAGTTGTTGGTTGTCATCGCGATCATTGGGATCCTGATCGCATTGCTTTTGCCCGCTGTCCAGGCGGCACGAGAAGCCGCTCGCATCATGCAATGTCAGAATCGAGTTAAACAGATCGCGCTGGCCTGTCACAACTATGAATCGACCTTCAAAGAACTTCCTGGATACGGTGGGGAACGGGCCGGTTTCCTAATCACGCAACGTGACGGTCGCAGACGCAGCAATCTTGGAGGCGGAACTTGGATCACACAAAGCTTGCTCTATCTGGAACAAGACAGCCTGGGGAAATCGATCCAAAGCTTCGCGAGGTCACTACAAGTAACGCCGACCGATCGAGTGCGTGAACTGGTCCGGGCAACGGTCAAGACATTTCATTGCCCGACACGTCGAGACGCAACGCCGTATCCATTGCTAGAACCGTATAGCAATCGCTACGGAGAGTATGGGGCGCGGACCGACTACGCGATGAACGGTGGCCCGGCGATCATTGATACCGAAGCGGCCCCCAATTCGAACGAAGCCCCCGCGATTAAAATCACCAAAGACGGTGTCTGGGTACTGGGTAAACGCACTCGAATGAACCGAATCCTAGACGGACTGTCGAACACTTATCTGGTCGGCGAAAAGGCAATGGATTTGGGGAAACTTGTGACCGGTGACGGGTTCGGCGATCGATCACCGATCGCCGGATACCATGAAGTCCCCATTTCGTCTCACTCCTACGTTCGCTATGCCGCTCGATCGCCGAGAATGGATTCCTATGAGAACTGCCTGGAGTGTCATGACTTTGGTTCAACCCATGCGGCGGGTTGGAATGTCGCGTTTGCGGACGGGCATGTCGCATTGATGAACTACAGCTTGGACTTGGAAGTTCACCGCGCCCAAGCATCGGTCGACGGCAAAGAAATCATTCCGTACGAACACTAGTGCTTCGTTCCAACTCGATTTTAGGATGAGCCGTATGGCGTTAGCCATGGTTTCAGAGAAATAACCGGGGCTAACGCCCGTCGGCTGATGACCCGAACCCGTATTTTCATAGGGAACGAAGCACTAGCATCACCAGCGAATACAGAGCTGGACAGATGATTCATGTTCGATCCAGACCATTCGGCTACCGACTTTCCCCTCCGCAGTGAAGAGTTCCAGACGCGTTGAGATTCTTGTTCACCGTCATCAATCTGATGGTGTATGCTGTGCCGTTTTCAGCGGAATATGGCAACTCAATCGACTGGGTTTAGAACTTCATGCGTTCGTTTTATCGCCGAGAGCACGCAAGGTTGGCCGCGTGCTTGTCGTTCATTCTTTGTTTGACAAATTCATCGTTGGTGCAAAGCCAGACGATTGATGATCCAGACTTTCTGGTTCAAGGGGAGTACAGCGGCGAACGACGCAGCATGCAGGTCGTCGCAATCGGTGATGGCGAATTCGACATTACAGTTTTCGAGGCTCCCATCGCCGAGCGCTTTTCGGCACTCGAAGCACCGCGAAAACTTGATGGCGATGAAGACGTTGTCGCCGAGCTTGCCGAGTCACTTGAACTGAAGCGTGTCGAAAGAAAGCCGGCAACATTGGGAGCCCCACCACCACGCGGTGCGATCGTACTTTTTGACGGAACCAAAGAATCACTAAGTCGCTGGAAGAACGGCCAGTTGGACGACGACGGCCTTCTGAAACAGGGGACCGAGTCAATTGAAACCTTTGGCGACTATCGATTGCATCTTGAGTTCCGGACCCCATGGATGCCGGACAAATCCGGTCAGGCTCGGGGGAATAGTGGTGTTTATCACCAAGGCCGCTACGAGAACCAAATCCTCGACTCGTTTGGACTGGAAGGCGACAAAAACGAAACCGGTTCGATTTACGATATCAAGGCTCCGGATTTCAATGCCTGCCTTCCGCCAATGGCTTGGCAAACCTATGACGTCGATTTTACGGCCGCGCGATTCGATGGCGATAAAAAAGTCGCCGATGCTCGGATGACAGTGCGTCTGAATGGTGTGACCGTCCAGAATGATGTCGCGGTTGGGAAAGCTACCCGTGCCGCACCACTCGCCGAAGGTGCCGGTCCCGGGCCAATCTATTTGCAGGATCACGGCAACGAAGTTCGCTTCAAGAACATCTGGTTGGTACCACGCGATCCAGAGCGTGAAGCCAACCGCCCGATCGTTCCTGGATTCGAACGATTCTTCACCGGTGGATCGCCCGACCCAAACGCCCTTGGCGGAGAGATGCTGATCAGCTCGCTGGCTTGTGCCGCTTGCCACCAAAACGAATCACATTCATTGCCAACCAAACGTGGTCCGAACCTAACTGACGTCGCTAGCCGACTTCGTCCCGACGCGTTGGTCTCGATGACCGCCAACCCACATCAAAGCAAAACGGGCACCAGTATGCCCGACCCATGGCCAAACGCGGACGCGGGTCAGCGAAATGCGAATGCCGCAGCGATCGCGAGTTTCCTACTGATCGAAAGCAATGACGATACCTGGATAGACCGTCCGTCCCGGCGATCGCAAATTCGCATCGGCGAATCGTTGTATCACTCCGTTGGTTGCGTCGCCTGCCATCAAGCATTCGACGATCGCAAGACCGCAACGAACACAACTATCCCACTTGGAGATGTCGCTTCGAAATATACCGTCGATGCCTTGGCGAGTTTTTTAAACGATCCCCACAAGGTCCGAAGCGGTGGTCGAATGCCTTCTCTGGTAGGTTCCAAGGCCGACGCCTATTGCATCGCTTCGTATCTGACGCGTGAAGTTACCCAGCGTCGTCCTAAAGTCGAAATGCAACGCAGCTTTTATCGGGGGAAGTGGGAAAAACTGCCTGACTTCAAAACGCTGACACCCGAGTCCGTTGAAACCGTCACCCGCTGGGACGACAACAAATATTTCAGCCAAAACAACATCGGCTTGGTCTATGAAGCGAAGATTCAAATCCTTTCGGACAATACGTACGAGTTCTCCGTAACCAGCGATGATGGTGCTCGCCTGGTCATTGGTGAAAACGAAGTGGTCAATGATGGTGTCCATCCTGCGACGACCAAACGCGGCCGCTTCAACCTGAAAGCGGGAATTCACCCGGTTCGTGTCGAGTATTTCAATGCCGGAGGTGGTGGCGAGTTGGAAGTCCATGTCAGCGATCCGACGATTGGACGTGTTCGCTTGGAAGAAATGCTCGCCAGTAGCGATGAAGCTCCTCGCAGCTTGGTCAAAGATCGATTTACCGTCGATGAGTCTCTGGTCGAAACCGGCCGAACCTTGTTCCAGTCATCCGGCTGTGCGAACTGCCACCAGCTTAATTCGATTCCTTCGACGATGCTCGCGCCGACGTCGTTGGCCCAAGCAAATTTGGACGCCGGATGTTTGGCCGATGAGGTGCAATCTCCCGCTGTGAATTATTCGCTTAGCGATCGACAGCGTGCCGCAATTGTTGCGACGATCAAGCGGCAGCGTGACGATCAAGAATCCGAATCGAAGTTGGCGGATGCCGATCTGGTTCATCTCAATATGGCGACGATGAACTGCTACGCATGCCATGTACGCGATGGCAAGGGCGGGCCGGAACCCTCACGCGATACCGCATTCCAGACCACGACGGTGGAAATGGGATGGGAAAGCCGGATGCCTCCACCGCTCGACGGCGTCGGCGACAAGTTGCAATCCGAATACCTGCACAAGACGATCGCCAATGGAGCCAACGAGCGTCCCTACATGATGACACGAATGCCGGGGTTTGGAAAAGAAACGCTCAACCACTTGGCCGATGCCTTGGTCAAATTGGATGTCCAGCCCGAAGGCGAATTAACCGCGAGCGACATCGAAGAAACCATTCACGATGGTCGAAGCTTGGTCGGCGCCAGTGGCTTGGCCTGTATCAAATGCCATGCGTATGGTGGAGTCAAAGGCGGAGGGATCGGCGTCATCGACTTGGTTTCAATGCCGAAGCGATTGCGTTCGGAATGGTTTCACCGCTATTTGATGGATCCAATCAAGTACCGTCCTGGAACCCGGATGCCCAACAGCTTTCCTGAAGGCCGCAGTACTTACACGAAACTGTACCACGGCGATGCCGATCAACAGATCACCGCGATTTGGTCGTATTTGAAGGCAGGAAAATCGGCGCAGGAGCCACTGGGACTGCGGGCCGGATCGATCCTGCTAACCGCAGGTCAACGACCGCTGATCTATCGCAACTTTTTCGAAGGCGTCTCCGGACGGGGCATTGCGGTCGGATATCCAGAAGGAATCAATCTAATTTGGGATGCAGAGCGTTTCGGATTAAACACCGTTTGGCGAGGCGCGTATATCGACGCGGCACGACACTGGACCGGGCGTGGCCAAGGACGAACAAGTCCCGTCGGTTCGGGAATCACCTCCTTGGAAACCGATACCCCGATCGCGATCGGAGATGACATTTCGATGAGTTGGCCGTCAGAAGATCCCCGTCAGTCAGGCTATCGGTTCAAAGGCTATCGATTGGACCAGGATGGGCGTCCTGTATTCCGCTATCAGATCGGTGAAGCAACCCTCGAAGATCATTTGCAGCCGATGACAGAATCTTCGGCCGTCCGCACACTAACGATTCGCTGGAACGCTGACGCTACGCCGCAGCAACTCATTTGGCGACCGGCAACCTCCGGCGATATTTCCACCGAAGGCGAGCAATTCAAAGTCGGATCGTTGACGATCGGGTTTGATTCACCGGCGCAGGTCGTCAATGCCGAAGGACGCCGTCAATTGCGACTGCTGCTGCCGGCACAACCGACCGTCACGGTAACGGAGGTTATTTCCTGGTGAGACACTTCATTCAATTCCATTCATCAATGTCTACGCTATCCATGCCCGCTTCTGCATTGTTGTCTGCTTCTGCATTGTTTTGGTTCCGCGTCAGCTTGGTGTTGACCCTTATCGTCGCTGCCAATCTGGCGAATGCCCAATCGAAGGAATCGGAATACTACAAGATCACCACGTTCGAAACGCCGCTAGGTGAAGTCATCGAGGCAAGCGGATTCCAACTGATGCCAGATGGCAAAATGGCTGTCTGCAGCCGACGCGGTGATATTTTCTTGATCGACCGGCCGTTTGCCGATGAGGTAACGGCGGATCAGTTTTCGGTCTACACGCGTGGGCTTCACGAACCGCTCAGCCTTGGCCTTCGCGACGGTTGGCTCTATGCCACGCAGCGCTGCGAAGTCACTCGCATGAACGACCACGACGGCGACGGTTCCGCGGATGAGTTTGAAACCGTCGGCGATGGCTGGGGCGTCTCGGCGGACTACCACGAGTACGCGTTTGGATCAAAGCCAGATGCCGACGGAAAC comes from Stieleria sp. JC731 and encodes:
- a CDS encoding cell division protein FtsH — its product is MVDDEETITAYHEAGHAVIGFLLGGQIESVGLYAEADEWLPERFGDCHVNWGRVDANANEQIEREVLTVLAGPVAEMIYTQEEMHPADNPTWAHDWNLADQLCRRMLPDPYSRQTFLTAALMVLRDQIWRDQCWAAIAAVADELLAHESLDADQLSETLRFWTTR
- a CDS encoding family 16 glycoside hydrolase translates to MRSFYRREHARLAACLSFILCLTNSSLVQSQTIDDPDFLVQGEYSGERRSMQVVAIGDGEFDITVFEAPIAERFSALEAPRKLDGDEDVVAELAESLELKRVERKPATLGAPPPRGAIVLFDGTKESLSRWKNGQLDDDGLLKQGTESIETFGDYRLHLEFRTPWMPDKSGQARGNSGVYHQGRYENQILDSFGLEGDKNETGSIYDIKAPDFNACLPPMAWQTYDVDFTAARFDGDKKVADARMTVRLNGVTVQNDVAVGKATRAAPLAEGAGPGPIYLQDHGNEVRFKNIWLVPRDPEREANRPIVPGFERFFTGGSPDPNALGGEMLISSLACAACHQNESHSLPTKRGPNLTDVASRLRPDALVSMTANPHQSKTGTSMPDPWPNADAGQRNANAAAIASFLLIESNDDTWIDRPSRRSQIRIGESLYHSVGCVACHQAFDDRKTATNTTIPLGDVASKYTVDALASFLNDPHKVRSGGRMPSLVGSKADAYCIASYLTREVTQRRPKVEMQRSFYRGKWEKLPDFKTLTPESVETVTRWDDNKYFSQNNIGLVYEAKIQILSDNTYEFSVTSDDGARLVIGENEVVNDGVHPATTKRGRFNLKAGIHPVRVEYFNAGGGGELEVHVSDPTIGRVRLEEMLASSDEAPRSLVKDRFTVDESLVETGRTLFQSSGCANCHQLNSIPSTMLAPTSLAQANLDAGCLADEVQSPAVNYSLSDRQRAAIVATIKRQRDDQESESKLADADLVHLNMATMNCYACHVRDGKGGPEPSRDTAFQTTTVEMGWESRMPPPLDGVGDKLQSEYLHKTIANGANERPYMMTRMPGFGKETLNHLADALVKLDVQPEGELTASDIEETIHDGRSLVGASGLACIKCHAYGGVKGGGIGVIDLVSMPKRLRSEWFHRYLMDPIKYRPGTRMPNSFPEGRSTYTKLYHGDADQQITAIWSYLKAGKSAQEPLGLRAGSILLTAGQRPLIYRNFFEGVSGRGIAVGYPEGINLIWDAERFGLNTVWRGAYIDAARHWTGRGQGRTSPVGSGITSLETDTPIAIGDDISMSWPSEDPRQSGYRFKGYRLDQDGRPVFRYQIGEATLEDHLQPMTESSAVRTLTIRWNADATPQQLIWRPATSGDISTEGEQFKVGSLTIGFDSPAQVVNAEGRRQLRLLLPAQPTVTVTEVISW
- a CDS encoding DUF1559 domain-containing protein — encoded protein: MVCPHKRGGFTLVELLVVIAIIGILIALLLPAVQAAREAARIMQCQNRVKQIALACHNYESTFKELPGYGGERAGFLITQRDGRRRSNLGGGTWITQSLLYLEQDSLGKSIQSFARSLQVTPTDRVRELVRATVKTFHCPTRRDATPYPLLEPYSNRYGEYGARTDYAMNGGPAIIDTEAAPNSNEAPAIKITKDGVWVLGKRTRMNRILDGLSNTYLVGEKAMDLGKLVTGDGFGDRSPIAGYHEVPISSHSYVRYAARSPRMDSYENCLECHDFGSTHAAGWNVAFADGHVALMNYSLDLEVHRAQASVDGKEIIPYEH